In Aedes albopictus strain Foshan chromosome 3, AalbF5, whole genome shotgun sequence, the genomic window tggattaattagagtttttatttattataacacatttcagctaagagaattagattttttcataactctcctagtattttcgaaaattttcttttttgttgtgggaaatattacgcgcttttcaagtgttggtccagaaaagttaactgtttacaaactttttgctgtcaaaatggggttcaaagCACAGTGGGGGTcggagatgttggctcgcttgtttactgtggggtagtattcggatgacaagtggctgggttgaacgctctctgctcttctctcggtgggctgctgctgtcgacgacgatgagcttaggtactcactggaagcagtgttgcgaatactcacttgcaagagtgatactcatttgcttctatctcagtccagaagcatgctatcaaaaaatgatgtttgaaggggttttagattgtagtttaatctaaaagtttgctgaataaagtaaaggtcgcagacgcataccaaagttgtgagagagctgtgagtacgaggtgagtaaaattcgtgtaatttatactcaccttgtactcacagctctctcacggttttggtatacgtctgcgacctttactttattcagcaaacttttagattaaactacaatctaaaaccccttcaaacatcattttttgatagcatgcttctggactgagatagaagcaaatgagtatAATTTATtgctagtgagtattcgcaacactgactggaagaacccgatcacggccgtgtgagcggcgcggtgtgcggggggtgctgcactgcagCGCTCAATAATCGGTCAATGTgacacgtgatataatgaaaacgtgaactttactcaaaccaaacgaacttttgcggcaaaaattgtggcctagccaaccgcacgcgtcccactagggataatcacttaataacttgattatactcggaaacactagcactttgaaaatagccaccgaacaagaaagtatcgggagacaaagcggatgaacgaaaagttgcgactgtctcgcacgaacgctcgccaaagagtgtctaaaggcattgctggaggaattttttgagaaatttctgaagaaaatcatttatgaatccatggagggtttcctgcagaaattcctgaaaaaaatcctggagtaattcctgggggaatctgtggaggatttcctaaaaggattccctggaggcagcttggagaaattttttttggaggaattcctgaaggaattcatgcacgaatccttggaggaatctctgtagattgcaaaaaggattctgattgaaatttCCTATCTAGAAATTCTGACTTTGTCTACTTCAATTCTAGCGTCACTAATTGTCCTAGATTGAATTCTTTTGACcaccacattttttttaattgataattttctcgaaaTATTCCGTCGTACTTGACACGTTTAGAAAATTTTATAAgtgtcgagataatgacttcatattaaattTTCGCATTatattgaaatcatcaccatccgaagccttctccagaatcccaatattaagtacttggcgatgttagcaccacagcatgttgaaacccctcttgaaaattcatattgcgtgtaacaccatgattctattttgcaccatgatcatacacatatattgcaccatcattTTAGTGCCCCCctcctaagcaagaaccctgcgcacgctagtgcctCAAATAAGGACACTTCGTTTACCAACCTCCAAGCTTCCTTTTTGGAATACAAGAATATTCCTCAACTACATTACGATTCTCAAAATCTGTTATAAGACTGTCTAATTTTCGGATCCACCTCGAGTTTATTCATTCGTTCGTTTTTTCTTCATTCGAGCTCCTTTCCGTCGTCTGATCGTGTACAAAGTTACCTCTTTCAAATAATCCATCCTATCTTTTTTTCATCAGAGCTGACTGCCTAAACCTGAACTATCGTTTCCTATACCTCGCGTGTTTTCTCCTACCACGTGTTCGAGTTTCACTCGGTTTTTTCGGATTATTGGGGAATCCGTGTTCCTACAGATGGGCCTAAAGTTCTGCGATCCTACCAATAATGTCATCGATTCCTTCTCCCAAAAGGAACACGAATGGTTCTTATCTATACCAGTGTTGTAATCAAAGAGGGTTACCTTACAGTCGGTGTAGTattagattgtagtaatgagctgaattagtgtatggtgagaagataaATTCCCCGTTTCTGCGCTTTTTGCACCATGATTGGCTAGATGTTTGGATGGTTCAACTTGGCTTCAGTGTAGCTGTgcttatatgtagaaaaagttgagaAAATCAACAAAAGCATTAGAACAAACGTGAAACAACAAAACCACGTTATCCGTCGGATGAACATGGTGAATTCTTCGATCATTTTACGAGGGCGCCGGGTGGTTAGCTTTAACGATATTCCGAGCGTGTGTTAGAGCGGAGTCACGTAGCCGTCTACGGGCGCATGATAAGCCGTAAGGAAGAATGCGGGGTCTGGTCGGATTGCTCACGGGGCTTGGACGACCCGAAAACATACACGTGCTGGTCGAATGGATCTTCTCCCGGCAAAACGAACTTACTAGCTGCCGATCAAAACCGATCCTCCTCGTGATGTACATAGCTATCGGTGCTCCGATGGTTCCAAGGTTCCTGGATATTGCTGCTTAGTTGACAGTCGGTTACTTCTGCGGAGCCAAAACCTGTGCTGCCGTGACTCTTTGTGATATGTGTGTTGCTAGGGTGAATACAATCCAGAAGCCTGCCAAAGCAATTGGATTTCTTTTGCGACGAAAGGGATTCTTGTTAGACGGTTAAACACGCATTATGCAGTGATATATCACTTCAATTTTGTTTGAATGCTTATCAATCAATGAGAGTTTATTTGATATAATGAATGTTTTATGATAAATGTGTACTATTTTTTGTTAAATTGTGTTTATTTGATCATCATTCTGAAGAACTTTAACTCAACTCCGGCTCTGTGCCCATACCAGTAAATTTTCTTCCATTCTTCTTTCTTATGATATGGCCCGTTTGGATTACTAATAGAAAAGAAACAAAAGAAGCTGTTTTAGTTGAGTGCCTTTTTGAAGTGCTTTAAATTAAGAATTTTAGATAGTGGAGCCAGAATTCATTTTACTTCCTCATCTCTCGTTATCCAGCGCTAAGCTCCCAAGACATAGTGTCACGCATTGATGGAGGGTTGGCAAAATGCATTTTGGTTTCGCTAGTGCTCAGTATTGTACTCATAAAGAAATGCAATCGTGGAAATAacattttatattattttttttttgcaatcgtTGGTCTGGTTTGCCgctcataaagcctgtatccgcaataatcgggacacaaaaacatggctgcaactctgcaatatatacattaaaattgctcaaattttgcctgataatatcttaagatgtgtttatttcaccttcaaaatttcaattgaatcgatgaagtaccttttgttgtagcaataaaacagtagaacgcgagcaagtgcattttgtacagcccctggtttagcttgttagcgctgtaacttttgaatttgacaaaagaaatgactgaaattttgaacacaaccctctcaatatacatcccttgcataggcaaaatttcaaaaaaaaatcgatgcactatcaacaattttatagccgaaacatgtattggggccaaccgtgattttagcccctcagacaacaattagtgagcacccctattgtattgttgaaagtactagaCCAACAATCACcaaattttgcaggaataatatacacataatcaactaccttctgtgaaaatttcatgaaaattggcagagacattcaaaagttatgaatgggcaaacatcgcacatgaaaaacatgaaactttttcactaacactaccccctatcaacaccagtgtgtctttcaatccaatcgataaaagttgatgaaattttgcaaaaaagtgtctctataagtgtcataactgctcacgaaatttcataattatcctcacagaactttgaattgtagcggaaaagaaccatctagtatgcgaatgaaaattggtgatgattgtacaaaatcttaaaaaccacatctgtttgtttctcatccgcagttaaaagtaatgcatcgattttaatgaaattttacacaaataataaacatacaacaAAGAGTTCTCACAgtgctgttattggtcgtgagcttcccatgacgatgaacaagtaggctctttcatcgtcacaagacaaaacgagcattcgcgcacttcgtcatgtcattttgcaatgatcaagcaTCATGACGGAAattttcatattgttttgaaattaaaatttaaaccTGATCCAAGTaaatttaggctagccgttgtatttaacagatagagaggaCATACATTCATGCTTTAAAGGATTTGAACAAcgaaaaaatccatgaatgttgtggtcattgccttgtttacaaccatgtcacgctccgtcgtgaccgaaaaatgagcgaatattgttagactctcttggtcattgtctcccgattcgatgacattgagagaggcacttctgtaaaattcgcgtgacgacccgtgttgacgctgacgcttttcaagcctttttcaaaatttttgatcaatttttattaattcagtacagagttactgccatacttctgtgtcccaattattgcggatGCAGGCTTTAGTAGTTGTAGATAGCGACACTAATGCAAGGCCGAATTTACAGATATGGGGGCcctttaggccgatgcaaatatttaattcgaTTCATGTCcaattgaaatcatgtatgatataatATACTAcaatattggtacaaagtagttttctaaataaccctgaatTTGTAAATGCATTTTTGTTATAGTTGAAAAGGTCCAAAGTAGCCTCCACCCGGTTCTATATGGGATGTGTccaattggtgtatgaacaacttttttgtttattgttggatttagttcaaattttaatACAGTAGGGTCTCCTGTTGGACGCTGCCACGCACTTACTTTACGCCCACCGTAATTTCCAGGTTGTCTTCCAACCTATTCTTCTAATTTTTGGAATGTGACAAGCTTGTACTATAGTCTAATCACAGTCAAAAAATCAGCTTGATCGGTTGCAAGACAGCAGGGAAATTTCAGTGGGCGTAATGTGGGTGGCGACgtttaataggagactcgactttACTTGTAAACTTgttagaatttgagaaaaaaaatgaaaacgaaCGAAATGCTCGAATTGTTTCATCGTGCGCCATATTAGTCACAAAGCGATGAATGCTGTTATCAGTGTTCATTAACATACCataatttgatagaaaatttatcTTTTCATGAGTGTTACGACGCGCTAGTGGGAGGTGGCCGTAATACGATTGGTCATATCAATCATATAAAAACGCGTACGTAAACGAGCAACTTAGCTTTAATTAAGACACAACTTTACGCAGTACATAAAAGAATACATTGGAGTGGCTATCATAAGTGTTgtaataagccattttacgagacgtttccgaACAGCTGATcacagcagcggcgtcaactgacagaagttcacgcacgtttgttttgctggaatctcgTGTAATTTTCGAAAAGGtacttgcgttgcgttgcgtgataacggagtaattcgtagattgcatactgaaagttgtcatgttaaaactttcatactcctattctaattgcttatggaatgctgtttgggaaggtacagctatccaatcagaggttgaagtcaaaaagacatgaaaacttccattgccggccacgcccatcttctccgttacgaggataggaaaggatgtgatgatatgacgcCTACTCTACACGAGGTCAGTTGGATACTTGGAAttggttgattggggattcactataagcgagtggtGTGGTAAGATTcaaattgtgtaagtgtatttgagtagctCATGTaaatgtgttggtgtgagtgtaagtgttttagtttATTTAAACACTAACGTTggaagtgacgtagctaagagattttgtcactccatgggcctttttgcttcagggatggagcacaggcatttggaccatgtgtcctggctaacaagcctagacttaagcgccattactcgctctctgaaacgataagaaatacgttTTGTGGATCGGAAGGGATAATTGGGATTGGAAAATACCTATTTAtctggaaatttccagaaccctaCTCAGTGCCGTAAGTACCAGGCAACATCATCTACTTATATGTCGCTATTATTTCCTTACACTAAAAGCTTAGCAAACCTACGAGGCCGACAACctcgattttgaaaaaaaaaacacagtcttCTCTTTACGGCTGCCTTCCAAtgcttaaatttaaatttaattgatGATAATTTATTGAGAGCTGactgttttattaaaatttccaCCATGGTTTCGGTTATCGGCACAATTACCTCTATGAAATTAACACGATTTCAAATGTTAAGTATTTGTGTTGATATACTTACGTATAGCCACAATTCATATACCACCAAGCTCCCTGTTCTTGTTGTGCACAATTGTCACTTCCGATTTCGCTATTATCACTATCTCGAGTTGTAAACATAAATCCCTGGGAATCACTCATCGAGTCTTGCAGAGACCCTGAATACCCGCTTAGTTGTTCGAGCACATACTTCTCATCTTCATTACCAATTTCAAATTCATCATACCTAGCATAACCATAATTGCCATCATAGTCTTCGATTTCCACCATCAGGGTCATAGGATTATTTTGCGTCAACTTGTGCAGCCTTTCGAGCCCTATCCAGAACTCTCCATCAATTTTTCCGAAACCATTCTTATAGTCCTCCCAGTCGCGGTAGAAATTGACCGATCCATCGAAACGATGTTGGATTACGAGCCATCCACCGTCGTATTTTTCCTGCTCACAAAAACCCACAAACGGTTGTTCGTTAGAATCGGGTTGAAGTCGATATTTCCCCGACATTTTGGATGGTTCTTCCGAACATGACTGGAATACATTTTTCGCCTGATTCATTATTATCTGTTCCACGTTGAACAACTTCTGTTCCACAATAtccaattttgttatttttcgctCAAGAATATCTATTGCCTTTTCGGTAATTTCTAATTTTGCTAACTTCTGTTCAAGATAATCTAATTTTGTTAACTTCTGTTCGATAGATTCCAGATGGGTTATCAGCAGTTCAAAACCAAACCAGCTTCCACTAGGTGTCTCATCTCCGTCTTCTACCAGTTTAGCCGCGCAACAAGAAGCCAACGCAAAAGTCACAATGACAAACTTgataaccatttttttttatttctgttctgaaACTGTTAGAGCTGAGTATACTGAAGGGCTGAACTGCTAGCCACTGTGGTATTTATACTCTCAAATGGGATTTGTTTCACATAGCATAGGGTAACCACACCCATTTAAATCGCAGTCTCATTTAAGGGTATTACTTGTTTAAATAAAACTTTCCGTTAACCGGTAGAACGTTAAGCTACAAGgaactgcactgttttgaatatgtatgggattttgacgtttcttggccttgttgtttacaaaatttctgttagagtgaaagagaaggagagaatttcatgcagtgccctacagCAGCTGCCaaactgattttcactgaggcatCATCgatctaccacagacaaacagacgtaacttttagaggaaattcatcaaaaacttctgcctggtgtcattttcatgagcacactgccacctgttggtagaaccgcgcgcgacactgtcggccatgatggatttcgatttgacgttttgctgacacgcacactactacacaaattgcctgtaattttcgtttgcatcattcagcaacgtgtacactggcaaacgtaaaagcgatcgaacactagcgcatctggtggaacgatcgcgcaaatcaaatgaaatttgaattgatcgttaaatgcatgtgccaagccgttttgaagagtgctacttttgtttgtctgtggatctaccctacacggagaaaacaaagtacccaaatatgagtttatttcacctaacttcggggttgcgtgcgggaacctatatttgagttcgtggaagcgatgttgaagttttttttttttttttacatttgatcccgtgcggcaaagtacctaccggctaagtttttttcacccaactgctagttcaaaatactcaaatttgattGACGTCAATATTGTTTACTCAAtttggcttcccgcaccgaactgtcaCAGTTGAGTGGttttgctcttcgctctctgacaacaacaaacagagtggatgagagagaagacaaaaaaaaactcaaaggtgagtttaaaaatacttaaatttaggtacttgagtttctccgtgtagcgatgccttggatagccttggaaaCGACGtcaatgatcattgtttgttgttggttgtgAGTGCAATTCACCtagcaagcatactttgatttggcTTTCAGTTTAACCCTTtgggacggatgggtcatatgtgcccagccgagaaaattgaccataacaaacgtgttctagaccagcgaggttgtaCCCAGATAggtgaaaatgccgtctccaaagggttaaatgataggatgattttcatagCTGCCGTAGAACTCTGCGACTACCGCTGTGgattttttgctaaaattttgcaATACAGGTTTgccttttttatttattgtaGTTGACAGGGAGCACGCATGATAGAAAACAATAAGAAAGCATCGGTGCCCATATGGACTGTTTTAAAAATAGGATGGATCTGACGGCATATGATTAAGGAAGATACTCATACCCTAGTTCATTAGCAACTTGTTATCACATGATGTCGAAAATCATGGTACTCGCACAAGCGTATGACGCATTCTCTCGGGGACTCCTAAACGTTACAATAACGCCAGAAAGAGATAGAATTCCATAGTCTCATCAAACGCTCTGCATATGTATTATCTCAACACACTTCGAATACGTTATCAATTCGTACCTAGCACAAATTTTAACACAGCACCTAGCAGGATTAGTAATATGCCATGGACGACACTGATGTCAGTTCACTTAATCCCTCTTGTAGCAATCAAAACATCATCAACTTCGAAACCCCTTTCTGCCTTCAACCCTGGACAACGACTCGCGCAGAGTGTACTCCGGTTGCAAACAGATAAGACGGTTGGAGCACGATAACCCCCCAGTCAGCCAGTGATCGtcctcctctcctcctcttcttggcgtaacgtcctcactgggacaaagcctgcttctcagcttagtgttcaatgagcacttccacagttatttaactgagagcttcctctgccaatgaccattttgcatgtgtatatcgtgtggcaggcacgaagatactctatgcccaaggaagtcaaggaaatttcctttacgaaaagatcctggaccgaccgggaatcgaacccgtcaccctcagcatggtcatgctgaatacccgtgcgtttaccgcctcggctatatgggccctaacataattttatacaggtcggactcgattatccgggtgaccccaaaattatttcaccccggataatcgaatcacccgaaTAATCGAGGCATGCTTcttgtattttatttttgatgttcttcaatcaaaaactgtaccTTAAACATAAAAGCTAACATtcatgacgttgtagtgcctaaacttaacgtctggtattattacaagcatgttttttgaaaatgaaattttagctgaaaaatgtgaaaaaataaaaacaattttcaaataagcTAAATCTtatttacaggtgttgtatttgttgtttatcacattttttgacatactGTAATCAAaatatttgtaaacaaagcaaaatcaAAGtatttccccggataatcgagccatttttgccggataatcgagccccggataatcgagtccgacctgtaacataatatgttatgttaataacttaaaaataatcgattattttattcagttattttacccaagtaacacagcttcttttactgttgttattcccttctgctcggggaagtataccgtaactacactaacgctaacgctaaatttctgaaggaatccttggaaattttttggaaagaatcattagaggaactcttaaagaatccttgaagaaattgcagTAGGATTTTTTGGAGCATTTCTTGTAAGAACCGTCTTACTTATAATATCTtcagaagtaatccctgaaagaactccatgGCCATACATGTGAAATAGACAACTtctaagacatgtacaaaatcctaTATTTTAAATGTTAATGCCAAGTAGCTGTTTAATTACATACAACATTATCCACAACTTGAGAGCCAAGGACTACTACTTCGCTGAAGATCCGTGCTTTCTAGGACGTCAGGATAATGAAacctaacatatcaaaaaattcgttTCAGTGAAATTGTGCATCAAATTTTACAACATGCGAGAACTTCAAGTATTGTGAACAACTTTGCTGCACATATGAACTTTGT contains:
- the LOC109425501 gene encoding ryncolin-1; its protein translation is MVIKFVIVTFALASCCAAKLVEDGDETPSGSWFGFELLITHLESIEQKLTKLDYLEQKLAKLEITEKAIDILERKITKLDIVEQKLFNVEQIIMNQAKNVFQSCSEEPSKMSGKYRLQPDSNEQPFVGFCEQEKYDGGWLVIQHRFDGSVNFYRDWEDYKNGFGKIDGEFWIGLERLHKLTQNNPMTLMVEIEDYDGNYGYARYDEFEIGNEDEKYVLEQLSGYSGSLQDSMSDSQGFMFTTRDSDNSEIGSDNCAQQEQGAWWYMNCGYTNPNGPYHKKEEWKKIYWYGHRAGVELKFFRMMIK